A region of Terriglobales bacterium DNA encodes the following proteins:
- a CDS encoding PLP-dependent aspartate aminotransferase family protein, with amino-acid sequence MKSPGFSTRAIHDGQEPDPSTGAVVVPIFATSTYVQEGIGKHKGYEYARVSNPTRTRLEQNLASLEGGRSAHVFSSGMAAINAMCSTLEAGDHVICSHNVYGGVPRLFNQVLAKFGLQFTYVDTSDASAVGRAIRPSTKIVYVETPTNPLMSVSDIGAISRITRRHKVELVVDNTFMSPYFQQPIALGADMVIHSTTKFLNGHSDGLGGVIVCTRPEQAEKFAFLQKSAGAILSPFECWLVLRGVKTLAVRMERHDANGRRVAAFLHRHRKVKAVYYPGLPQHPQHKLAKRQMSGFGSMITFDLGSLAAAKRMLAKVRVCSLGESLGGVETLISHPATMTHAALGPAGRKAIGLTDGMVRISVGIEDVDDIIADLDKALKAV; translated from the coding sequence ATGAAATCGCCCGGATTTTCCACGCGCGCCATCCATGACGGCCAGGAGCCCGATCCTTCCACTGGGGCCGTTGTCGTTCCCATCTTTGCGACGTCCACCTACGTGCAGGAGGGCATCGGGAAACACAAGGGCTACGAGTACGCCCGCGTATCCAATCCCACGCGCACGCGCCTGGAGCAGAACCTGGCGTCGCTCGAAGGCGGGCGTTCGGCACACGTATTCTCCAGCGGGATGGCCGCCATCAATGCCATGTGCTCGACGCTCGAGGCCGGCGACCACGTCATCTGCTCGCACAACGTCTATGGGGGCGTGCCCCGGCTGTTCAACCAGGTGCTGGCCAAATTCGGGTTGCAGTTCACCTACGTAGACACCTCCGACGCCTCCGCCGTCGGGCGTGCTATCCGTCCCAGCACGAAAATCGTCTACGTCGAAACCCCGACCAACCCGCTGATGTCGGTCTCCGATATCGGCGCCATCAGCCGCATCACGCGCCGCCATAAAGTCGAACTCGTGGTCGACAACACCTTCATGTCGCCCTACTTCCAGCAGCCCATCGCTCTCGGGGCCGACATGGTGATCCATTCGACGACCAAGTTCCTGAACGGGCATAGCGACGGGCTGGGCGGGGTGATCGTCTGCACGCGTCCCGAGCAGGCGGAGAAGTTCGCCTTTCTGCAGAAGTCGGCGGGGGCGATCCTCTCGCCGTTCGAGTGCTGGCTGGTCTTGCGCGGCGTGAAGACGCTGGCGGTGCGCATGGAGCGCCACGATGCCAACGGACGCCGCGTGGCCGCCTTCCTCCATCGTCATCGGAAGGTGAAGGCCGTGTACTATCCGGGATTGCCGCAGCACCCGCAGCACAAGCTCGCGAAGCGCCAGATGTCCGGCTTCGGCTCCATGATCACCTTCGATCTGGGGTCACTCGCCGCCGCCAAGCGCATGCTGGCCAAGGTGCGCGTGTGTTCGCTGGGGGAGTCGCTGGGGGGAGTGGAAACGCTGATTTCTCATCCTGCCACCATGACCCACGCCGCGCTTGGCCCGGCCGGCCGCAAGGCCATCGGACTGACCGACGGCATGGTGCGCATCTCGGTCGGCATTGAAGACGTGGATGACATCATCGCGGACCTGGATAAGGCGCTGAAAGCCGTGTAA
- a CDS encoding GerMN domain-containing protein: protein MIPRHLVIAVTLLAAASILLGYHMLRLQRQQQERATELALERPVAPPVAGREEPVVLVIAYDGEGVVRREHKTIVVPEETGARAREILRALLAHYQQKPSPHPIDPEADVRDAFMVRGDVAVIDMNAAFADGHRSGVLVETLTVVSLVDTLTANLPTIRRVKFLVDGRERETLAGHFDLMAVHDTGSVRGLIEEVR, encoded by the coding sequence GTGATTCCCCGGCATCTTGTCATCGCGGTGACGCTGCTGGCCGCGGCCAGCATCCTTCTCGGGTACCACATGCTGCGGCTGCAACGCCAGCAGCAGGAACGGGCGACGGAACTCGCGCTGGAGCGCCCGGTAGCTCCGCCGGTGGCGGGGCGCGAAGAGCCGGTGGTGCTGGTGATCGCGTACGACGGAGAGGGCGTGGTACGGCGGGAGCACAAGACCATCGTGGTGCCGGAGGAGACCGGAGCACGGGCGCGCGAGATCCTGCGCGCACTGCTGGCGCACTACCAGCAGAAACCCTCGCCCCACCCGATCGACCCGGAAGCTGACGTGCGCGACGCCTTCATGGTGCGCGGCGATGTGGCGGTGATCGACATGAACGCGGCCTTCGCCGACGGACATCGTTCCGGGGTGCTGGTGGAAACTCTGACGGTGGTTTCCCTGGTGGACACGCTGACCGCGAATCTGCCTACCATCCGGCGGGTGAAGTTCCTGGTGGATGGCCGCGAACGCGAGACCCTGGCCGGCCACTTCGACCTGATGGCGGTGCACGACACGGGCAGCGTCCGCGGACTCATCGAGGAGGTGCGGTGA
- a CDS encoding DUF1015 domain-containing protein, with protein sequence MARVFPFRALRYDPTKASPAAVLTQPYDKITPEMQERYYGLSPYNLVRIELGRSQADDDERDNVYTRAAACFHEWRQQGVLVQDPEPSFYVYGQRFRAPGSDVELERRGVIVAGALEEYGKGVVFRHEQTHAAPKADRLNLLRATGAYFGQLFLLYSDPQREVESVLEPRKEPEVEFRDEYGVEHRLWRIADPDVIGCVQRRLADKPLIIADGHHRYETALRYRDERRAANPAAGLDAPFERTMMTLVNMDAPGLVILATHRVIHGLERFHTEDLLRGARTWFDVHGVSQGLVDPSRAMALLAEAGREGTAMLAATSQGTFLLRARDEAVAGTLKEFPVRQRALDVVQLHKLLIERVLGISEEQVRALEHVRYLRDAEAALAEVRRGGNVAFLMNPVGMEQVRDIALAGEVLPQKSTDFYPKLLSGLTIYAVE encoded by the coding sequence ATGGCTCGCGTCTTTCCCTTCCGCGCGCTGCGCTACGATCCCACGAAAGCTTCTCCCGCAGCTGTCCTGACGCAACCCTACGACAAGATCACGCCCGAGATGCAGGAGCGCTACTACGGACTGAGCCCGTACAACCTGGTACGCATCGAGCTGGGCCGCAGCCAGGCGGACGACGACGAGCGCGATAACGTCTACACCAGGGCCGCCGCCTGCTTTCATGAGTGGCGCCAGCAAGGCGTACTGGTCCAGGATCCTGAGCCCTCGTTCTATGTGTATGGGCAGCGGTTCCGAGCGCCGGGAAGCGATGTGGAACTCGAACGCCGCGGCGTCATTGTTGCGGGTGCGCTGGAGGAGTACGGGAAAGGAGTCGTGTTCCGCCACGAGCAAACTCATGCGGCGCCCAAGGCTGACCGTTTGAACCTACTGCGCGCCACGGGCGCATACTTCGGCCAGCTCTTCCTCTTGTACAGCGATCCCCAGCGAGAAGTCGAAAGCGTACTCGAGCCGCGGAAGGAACCCGAGGTCGAGTTCAGGGATGAATACGGAGTCGAGCACCGGCTGTGGCGCATCGCAGACCCGGACGTGATCGGGTGCGTGCAACGGCGACTGGCCGACAAGCCGCTCATCATCGCCGACGGCCATCATCGCTACGAGACGGCGCTCCGGTACCGGGACGAACGCCGGGCCGCCAACCCGGCGGCCGGGCTGGATGCTCCCTTCGAGCGGACGATGATGACGCTGGTCAACATGGACGCGCCGGGACTGGTGATCCTGGCCACGCACCGCGTCATTCATGGGTTGGAACGATTCCACACGGAAGACCTGTTGCGCGGCGCCCGAACCTGGTTCGACGTGCACGGGGTGAGCCAGGGGCTAGTAGACCCCAGCCGCGCGATGGCTTTGCTAGCCGAGGCGGGCCGTGAAGGCACGGCGATGCTGGCCGCCACATCGCAGGGTACTTTTTTGTTGCGGGCGCGCGACGAAGCCGTCGCAGGCACCCTGAAGGAGTTCCCTGTGCGGCAGCGGGCGCTCGACGTAGTCCAGCTTCACAAGCTGTTGATCGAGCGCGTGCTCGGCATCTCGGAAGAGCAGGTGCGGGCGCTGGAACACGTCCGCTACCTCAGGGATGCGGAGGCGGCGCTGGCGGAAGTGCGGCGCGGAGGGAACGTGGCCTTCCTCATGAATCCGGTGGGCATGGAGCAAGTGCGCGACATCGCTCTGGCCGGCGAAGTTCTGCCGCAGAAGTCCACGGACTTTTATCCGAAGCTGCTGAGCGGACTGACGATCTATGCGGTGGAATGA
- the cysK gene encoding cysteine synthase A, whose product MRSVKSAEALRLRVAEDITELVGETPLLRLRRVVPAGAAALFAKLEYLNPGGSVKDRAAIGIIRRAEEEGRLRPGSTIVEATAGNTGIGLALIGIQRGYRVVLFVPEKFSQEKVRIMQALGAEVTRTPESEGMQGAIRRAREMAEAIPDSFVAGQFSNPANPDFHYETTAREIFDQMQGQIDAVVLGVGTGGTFTGVARFLKERLPRVLAVAVESQGSVIGGGAPGEHKVEGIGASFIPETYDASVADEVIMVKDPEAFDMVSRLAREEGVLSGSSGGAAVYAAVEIARRLGEGKRVITIIPDSAERYLSKKIFEGGV is encoded by the coding sequence ATGAGATCCGTCAAATCGGCGGAAGCGCTTCGCCTGCGCGTGGCCGAGGACATCACGGAACTGGTGGGCGAGACTCCGCTTCTGCGCCTGCGGCGCGTGGTTCCGGCCGGCGCGGCCGCTCTCTTCGCCAAGCTGGAATACCTGAATCCCGGGGGCAGCGTGAAGGACCGCGCCGCCATCGGCATCATCCGCCGCGCTGAGGAGGAAGGCCGCCTGCGCCCCGGTTCGACCATCGTCGAAGCCACGGCCGGCAACACCGGCATCGGGCTGGCCCTCATCGGCATCCAGCGCGGCTACAGAGTGGTCCTGTTCGTGCCGGAGAAGTTCTCGCAGGAAAAGGTGAGGATCATGCAGGCGCTGGGCGCGGAAGTAACGCGCACACCGGAATCGGAGGGCATGCAGGGCGCGATCCGTCGCGCCCGCGAGATGGCGGAAGCCATTCCGGATTCCTTCGTTGCCGGCCAGTTCTCCAATCCCGCCAATCCCGACTTCCACTACGAAACTACCGCCCGCGAAATCTTCGACCAGATGCAGGGACAGATCGACGCCGTCGTGCTGGGCGTGGGTACCGGGGGAACGTTCACCGGCGTGGCCCGCTTCCTGAAGGAGCGCTTGCCGCGAGTGCTGGCTGTCGCAGTGGAGAGCCAAGGGTCGGTGATCGGCGGGGGCGCGCCGGGCGAGCACAAAGTCGAAGGAATCGGCGCCAGCTTCATCCCGGAAACCTACGACGCCTCGGTGGCCGATGAGGTCATCATGGTCAAAGATCCGGAGGCCTTCGACATGGTCAGTCGTCTGGCGCGCGAGGAAGGAGTGCTCTCCGGCTCCTCGGGCGGCGCCGCGGTGTACGCCGCCGTCGAAATCGCTCGCCGCCTGGGGGAAGGGAAGCGCGTCATCACCATCATTCCCGATTCCGCCGAGCGTTATCTCTCCAAGAAGATTTTCGAAGGCGGAGTGTGA
- a CDS encoding VWA domain-containing protein, translating into MLRRSSAVPLGFLLLFLLCAGFAQQEPPAATTPQAPAQRPRNDDSQFTFRKEVEEVILHATVVDQHQRLVTNLPREAFTVYEDGEPQKITSFRREDIPVSLGIVIDNSASMMRSRSAVNQAAINLVRASNPQDEVFIVNFADEYYLDQDFTSDVAKLKEALERISSRGGTALYDAVIASADHLKQHAKLGKRVLLVVTDGEDNASMFSLEQAIRRVQDNEGPTVYTIGIFESRGEGLGRGAKKARRALKAFAQQTGGLWFFPDDMEEVDAITRNVAREIRSQYTIGYKPSHPERPGYKSVRVTARAQGFKNLQVRTRSGYYNTPQVSSSSPATP; encoded by the coding sequence ATGCTCCGTCGGAGTAGCGCCGTCCCGCTTGGCTTTCTCCTGCTCTTCCTGCTCTGCGCCGGGTTCGCACAGCAGGAGCCTCCGGCGGCCACCACGCCCCAGGCTCCCGCGCAGCGGCCGCGCAACGACGATTCCCAGTTCACCTTCCGCAAGGAAGTGGAAGAGGTCATCCTGCACGCCACCGTGGTAGACCAGCACCAGCGCCTGGTGACCAATCTTCCCCGCGAGGCGTTCACGGTGTACGAGGACGGCGAGCCGCAAAAGATCACGTCGTTCCGGCGGGAGGACATTCCCGTGTCCCTGGGGATCGTGATCGACAATTCCGCCTCCATGATGCGCTCGCGGTCGGCGGTGAATCAGGCGGCCATCAACCTGGTGCGCGCCTCCAATCCGCAGGACGAGGTCTTCATCGTCAATTTCGCCGACGAGTATTACCTCGACCAGGATTTCACCAGCGACGTCGCCAAGCTGAAGGAAGCGCTGGAGCGCATCTCGTCCCGGGGCGGAACCGCGCTGTATGACGCCGTCATCGCCTCCGCCGACCACCTGAAGCAGCACGCCAAGCTCGGCAAGCGGGTCCTGCTGGTAGTGACCGACGGCGAGGACAACGCCTCCATGTTCAGCCTGGAGCAGGCCATCCGGCGTGTGCAGGACAACGAAGGCCCCACCGTCTACACCATCGGCATTTTCGAATCCCGGGGCGAGGGCCTGGGACGTGGCGCCAAGAAAGCCAGGCGGGCCCTCAAGGCCTTTGCCCAGCAGACCGGCGGGCTGTGGTTTTTTCCTGACGATATGGAGGAAGTGGACGCCATCACCCGCAACGTCGCCCGCGAAATCCGCAGCCAGTACACCATCGGCTACAAGCCCTCGCATCCCGAGCGGCCCGGCTACAAGAGCGTGCGTGTGACGGCGCGCGCTCAGGGCTTCAAGAACCTGCAGGTGCGCACGCGCAGCGGGTACTACAACACACCCCAGGTTTCTTCCAGCTCGCCGGCGACTCCGTGA
- a CDS encoding phosphoglucomutase/phosphomannomutase family protein → MTQIKFGTSGWRAIMAEDFTFANVRRAVTGIARYVASQKPAGARVIVARDPRFLGESFCALACDLLAAHGITPLLVAEAAPTPAIAFAVIRSRADGAINFTASHNPPEYNGIKFSTPDGAPALPEVTRRIEAEIQNLTTKDSEDTEKGKAGGAACETIDVRAAYLARLKEIVDLEVIRTSGVKVAFDPLYGAARGYPDSLLHGAGIPVTTLHDRRDVLFGGHAPEPDEHLLEDLRRAMRESGARIGIATDGDADRFGLLDEDGTFLQPNYLIALLFDYLVETRGWRNGVAKSVATTNLINALADHLQVELHETPVGFKYIGELIKQDKIVIGGEESAGLSIRHHVPEKDGILAGLLACEMVARRGQSLSRQLHRLFDQVGSFYPRRQNFRLTPEVKEKFTAKCGRDPGELAGRRVARVVRTDGLKLVFDDGSWVCYRLSGTEPVVRVYSEARSPQDLEALSAAARQWIFA, encoded by the coding sequence ATGACCCAGATCAAGTTCGGCACCTCCGGCTGGCGGGCGATTATGGCCGAAGACTTCACGTTTGCCAACGTGCGCCGCGCCGTGACCGGGATCGCCCGCTACGTGGCGTCACAGAAGCCTGCGGGGGCGCGCGTCATCGTGGCCCGCGATCCGCGCTTTCTGGGCGAAAGTTTCTGCGCCCTGGCCTGCGACCTCCTGGCCGCGCACGGCATCACGCCGCTGCTGGTGGCGGAAGCTGCGCCCACGCCGGCCATCGCCTTTGCCGTGATCCGCTCGCGGGCGGACGGCGCCATCAACTTCACCGCCTCCCACAATCCTCCGGAGTACAACGGCATCAAGTTCTCCACTCCGGACGGCGCGCCCGCGCTGCCCGAAGTGACCCGGAGGATCGAGGCGGAAATCCAAAACTTAACCACAAAGGACTCAGAGGACACAGAGAAAGGCAAGGCAGGCGGGGCAGCCTGTGAAACGATTGACGTCCGCGCGGCCTATCTGGCTCGACTGAAAGAGATTGTGGACCTGGAGGTCATCCGCACATCCGGGGTCAAGGTGGCCTTTGACCCGCTCTACGGCGCGGCCCGCGGCTATCCGGATTCACTCCTGCACGGGGCCGGGATCCCGGTCACCACCCTCCACGACCGCCGCGACGTGCTCTTCGGCGGCCACGCCCCGGAGCCGGACGAGCACCTGCTCGAAGACCTGCGCCGCGCCATGCGGGAAAGCGGGGCGCGTATCGGCATCGCCACCGACGGCGATGCCGACCGCTTCGGCCTCCTCGACGAAGACGGCACCTTCCTCCAGCCCAACTATCTCATCGCGCTCCTGTTCGACTATCTGGTCGAGACCCGCGGCTGGCGCAATGGCGTGGCCAAGTCCGTGGCCACCACCAACCTCATCAACGCGCTGGCCGATCATCTGCAGGTCGAGCTGCACGAGACTCCGGTCGGCTTCAAGTACATCGGCGAGCTCATCAAGCAGGATAAGATCGTCATCGGCGGCGAAGAAAGCGCCGGACTCTCCATCCGCCATCACGTCCCGGAAAAGGACGGCATTCTGGCCGGCCTGCTGGCCTGCGAAATGGTCGCGCGCCGCGGCCAAAGTCTTTCCCGGCAGCTCCATCGCCTGTTTGACCAAGTTGGTTCCTTTTACCCGCGGCGCCAGAACTTCCGCTTGACGCCGGAGGTGAAGGAGAAGTTCACTGCTAAGTGCGGCCGCGATCCCGGGGAACTGGCCGGGCGGCGAGTGGCCCGGGTGGTTCGAACCGATGGGTTAAAGCTGGTGTTCGACGACGGCTCCTGGGTCTGCTACCGGCTCTCGGGGACCGAACCGGTGGTGCGCGTCTATTCCGAGGCGCGCTCTCCGCAGGACCTGGAAGCGTTGAGCGCGGCGGCCAGGCAGTGGATCTTCGCGTAG
- a CDS encoding N-acetylmuramoyl-L-alanine amidase translates to MMHRTREHGAALALMLLVGLGVALLRAPSWQQQRLSVYAPKARYSIEVVERDGRGYVDLMDLLRPLGRVGTIRDKKQWKVEFGEIRGEFTEGKNTGQFAGSVVKLASKFLVEDNRLLIPAEDAAQMISRAMDLRVDDRPGARRIFVGNVATRFTAELRKGEASELVLRFSEPVHPEIASGQDGLRLDFARDPLVSQQKKFRFDDQVIENVTFSEVNGAAVLIVTGSGRLLAEAGGDGKTLIVRRDPNQPVLPIGQGPHVPPTPEPPASLTGLPAGQDSTAALGSLVQAPVVLPPLPPPGVRPRFLVIVDAAHGGEERGALLATGIEEKHVVLALARRVKHELMTRGVQCAMVREYDVTVPMEARAVLANASHAAVYVTLHAGAEGRGVRLYTSMLPPATPERGLFLPWETAQAGYVERSRMLAGAVQGEMEKQKIEVLSTAAPLRPLNNVAAAALALELAPRDGDIRSLESASYQQAVAVSLAQALVAARGGLEQAP, encoded by the coding sequence ATGATGCACAGGACTCGAGAACACGGCGCAGCGCTGGCACTCATGCTGCTGGTGGGGCTGGGCGTCGCCCTGCTGCGCGCACCTTCGTGGCAACAGCAGCGGCTTTCGGTCTACGCGCCCAAGGCGCGATACAGCATCGAAGTGGTTGAACGCGACGGACGCGGGTACGTGGACCTGATGGACTTGCTGCGGCCGCTGGGGCGTGTGGGCACGATCCGCGACAAGAAACAATGGAAGGTGGAGTTCGGCGAGATCCGCGGCGAGTTCACCGAAGGCAAGAACACCGGCCAGTTCGCCGGCAGCGTGGTGAAGCTGGCGTCCAAGTTTCTGGTCGAAGACAACCGGCTGCTCATCCCGGCGGAGGACGCCGCGCAGATGATCTCGCGCGCGATGGACCTCCGGGTGGACGACCGCCCGGGCGCGCGGCGCATCTTTGTGGGAAATGTAGCCACACGCTTCACCGCCGAACTGCGCAAAGGCGAAGCCAGCGAACTGGTGCTCCGCTTCTCCGAACCGGTTCATCCCGAGATTGCGTCGGGGCAAGACGGGTTGCGACTGGATTTCGCCCGCGACCCGCTCGTCTCCCAGCAGAAAAAGTTCCGCTTCGATGACCAAGTCATCGAGAACGTGACCTTCAGCGAGGTGAACGGGGCGGCCGTTCTGATCGTCACCGGTTCCGGGCGGCTGCTGGCCGAAGCAGGAGGAGACGGCAAGACGCTGATCGTGCGCCGGGATCCGAACCAGCCGGTGCTCCCCATCGGACAGGGGCCGCATGTCCCGCCCACGCCGGAGCCTCCGGCCTCGCTCACCGGTCTGCCTGCCGGACAGGATTCCACCGCTGCGCTCGGGTCCCTGGTACAGGCGCCCGTGGTGCTGCCGCCGCTGCCGCCTCCGGGAGTGCGGCCACGGTTCCTGGTGATCGTGGATGCCGCCCATGGCGGCGAGGAGCGCGGAGCCCTGCTGGCCACCGGCATCGAAGAAAAGCACGTGGTCCTGGCGCTGGCCAGGCGCGTCAAGCATGAATTGATGACGCGCGGAGTGCAGTGCGCCATGGTGCGCGAGTACGACGTCACCGTGCCCATGGAGGCCCGCGCCGTGCTGGCGAACGCCTCCCACGCAGCGGTCTACGTGACGCTGCATGCCGGCGCCGAGGGCCGCGGCGTGCGGCTCTACACGTCCATGCTCCCACCGGCGACGCCGGAGCGCGGCCTGTTCCTGCCCTGGGAAACCGCCCAGGCCGGATACGTGGAGCGCAGCCGCATGCTCGCCGGCGCAGTCCAAGGAGAAATGGAGAAGCAGAAGATCGAGGTGCTTTCGACGGCAGCGCCTCTACGGCCGCTGAACAACGTCGCGGCGGCCGCCCTGGCGCTGGAGCTTGCGCCGCGTGACGGGGACATTCGCAGCCTGGAATCCGCTTCCTACCAGCAAGCGGTAGCGGTGTCGCTGGCGCAGGCGCTGGTGGCCGCGCGCGGGGGACTGGAGCAGGCGCCGTGA
- a CDS encoding VWA domain-containing protein, translated as MMARNGEGGCAKAHSTPAPHASGRVRVRRASWVFGLCALLPLFLPLAAAQEVHIQPRAVPLTKTEAPPDPKLKTHGGRSLSVDVDLVLVNVTVTDPMNRLVTGLEKEHFRIFEGNQPQQVRHFSSEDAPLSLGVIFDLSGSMSNKIEKAREAVVQFFKTANPQDEFFMVTFADRPEILAEFTRSVEDMQNKLVFAVPKGRTALLDAIYLGVTKMRDAQYSKKALLIISDGGDNRSRYTESEIEDLVKEADVQIYAIGIFDLFPTTPEERTGPSTLAAISEVTGGRTFTINSPNDLADVATKIGIELRNQYVLGYKPTNILRNGKWRKIKVKLVPPKGLPPLQVYAKSGYYAPSE; from the coding sequence ATGATGGCCCGCAACGGTGAGGGCGGGTGCGCGAAGGCTCACTCGACCCCGGCTCCCCACGCTTCCGGACGGGTCCGCGTCCGGCGGGCCTCCTGGGTCTTCGGGTTGTGCGCGCTGCTCCCGTTGTTCTTGCCGCTAGCAGCCGCCCAGGAAGTTCATATCCAGCCCCGGGCTGTGCCTCTCACCAAGACCGAAGCTCCGCCCGATCCCAAGCTGAAGACGCATGGCGGCCGCTCGCTCTCCGTGGACGTGGACCTGGTCCTGGTCAACGTCACCGTTACCGATCCGATGAACCGGCTCGTCACCGGCCTGGAGAAGGAACACTTCCGCATCTTTGAAGGCAACCAGCCGCAGCAGGTGCGGCACTTTTCCAGCGAGGATGCGCCCCTTTCCCTGGGCGTGATCTTCGACCTGAGCGGGTCCATGTCCAACAAGATCGAGAAGGCCCGCGAGGCTGTGGTGCAGTTCTTCAAGACCGCCAATCCCCAGGACGAATTCTTCATGGTCACCTTCGCCGACCGCCCCGAGATCCTGGCGGAGTTCACGCGCTCGGTGGAAGACATGCAGAACAAGCTGGTGTTTGCCGTGCCCAAAGGGCGGACGGCGCTGCTCGATGCCATCTATCTCGGCGTCACCAAGATGCGGGACGCGCAATATTCCAAGAAGGCTCTGCTGATCATTTCCGATGGCGGCGATAATCGCAGCCGCTACACCGAGTCCGAGATCGAGGACCTGGTCAAGGAAGCCGACGTGCAGATCTACGCCATCGGCATCTTTGATCTTTTCCCCACCACCCCGGAGGAGCGCACAGGCCCGTCCACGCTGGCTGCGATCTCAGAAGTCACCGGAGGGCGCACGTTCACCATCAACAGCCCCAACGACTTGGCGGATGTGGCGACGAAGATCGGAATCGAGTTGCGCAATCAGTACGTGCTCGGCTACAAGCCCACCAACATCCTGCGCAACGGCAAGTGGCGTAAGATCAAGGTGAAGCTGGTTCCCCCCAAGGGACTTCCACCGCTGCAGGTCTACGCCAAGTCCGGTTACTATGCTCCGTCGGAGTAG
- the cutA gene encoding divalent-cation tolerance protein CutA, which produces MTDKRIVLTTTGTKEEAQKIARGLVERRLAACVNVVGPVESVYRWKGAVEANAEFLLLIKTTAGAFGAVRDAIKELHSYELPECVMVTIEDGSAEYLAWIADSIGEADEM; this is translated from the coding sequence ATGACCGATAAGCGGATCGTGCTGACGACAACGGGAACGAAAGAAGAGGCGCAGAAGATCGCGCGCGGCCTGGTGGAACGGCGGCTGGCAGCGTGCGTCAATGTAGTGGGACCGGTGGAATCGGTGTATCGCTGGAAGGGCGCGGTGGAAGCGAACGCCGAGTTCCTGCTGCTGATCAAGACCACGGCCGGCGCGTTCGGAGCCGTGCGCGACGCCATCAAGGAACTGCACTCCTACGAACTGCCGGAGTGCGTGATGGTGACCATCGAGGACGGGAGCGCGGAATATCTGGCGTGGATCGCAGACTCAATCGGGGAGGCGGACGAAATGTGA
- the murI gene encoding glutamate racemase has protein sequence MSARHPVLGVFDSGFGGLTVLEALRNRVPDAEFLYFGDTARLPYGTKSVETVARYAIAAARFLEERGAEMLVVACNTASALALEPIRRAMKIEVVGVVEPGAQRAARVSKSRRAVVIATEATVASHAYRKVLATHGVAAYEKACPLLVPLVEEGWTEHPVTEQVARIYLEEAFCRESSGADVLVLGCTHYPLLKPLLARVVAGVGPEGVALVDSAESTAEVVAQALRLHPLPPPSPEPERRTAPRLKCFATDSVEKFRRIGERFVGHRLEDVEHVDLGG, from the coding sequence GTGAGCGCGCGGCACCCTGTGCTGGGAGTGTTTGACTCCGGCTTCGGCGGCCTGACCGTTCTGGAGGCCTTGCGAAACCGCGTCCCGGACGCGGAATTCCTCTACTTCGGCGATACCGCGCGGCTGCCCTACGGCACCAAGTCCGTCGAGACAGTGGCGCGCTATGCCATCGCGGCGGCGCGTTTCCTCGAGGAGCGCGGCGCGGAAATGCTGGTGGTCGCCTGCAATACCGCCAGCGCGCTCGCGCTGGAGCCCATCCGCCGGGCGATGAAAATCGAGGTCGTGGGAGTGGTGGAGCCAGGTGCGCAGCGCGCTGCTCGCGTCTCCAAATCGCGCAGGGCGGTAGTAATCGCCACCGAAGCCACGGTGGCCAGCCATGCTTATCGCAAGGTGCTGGCGACGCACGGCGTTGCAGCCTATGAGAAGGCCTGCCCGCTGCTGGTTCCGCTGGTGGAAGAAGGATGGACGGAGCACCCGGTCACGGAGCAGGTAGCCCGCATCTACCTCGAGGAAGCGTTCTGCCGGGAGTCCTCGGGCGCCGATGTGCTGGTGCTCGGCTGCACGCACTACCCGCTGTTGAAGCCGCTCCTGGCGCGAGTGGTGGCCGGCGTAGGGCCGGAGGGTGTCGCGCTGGTGGATTCGGCCGAGTCCACCGCGGAGGTGGTGGCGCAGGCGCTGCGCTTGCATCCTCTGCCGCCGCCGTCACCCGAACCCGAGCGTCGCACGGCGCCGCGGCTGAAGTGCTTTGCAACGGATTCTGTGGAGAAGTTCCGGCGCATCGGAGAGCGATTCGTGGGACACCGGCTGGAGGATGTGGAGCACGTAGATTTGGGCGGATAG